One window from the genome of Mycolicibacterium gadium encodes:
- a CDS encoding AbrB/MazE/SpoVT family DNA-binding domain-containing protein: MAFHGFVAVQGRGVVALPAEVRRRLHLDESGAQVEITEREDGVLELRAVLPIPADQRWFWQDRWQQREKEVDEHVAAGRVTVHDDGDALLDHLDQLDAQADEARAKADPKS, from the coding sequence ATGGCTTTCCATGGTTTCGTCGCGGTCCAGGGCCGCGGTGTCGTTGCTCTGCCCGCCGAGGTTCGGCGCCGGCTGCACCTCGATGAATCGGGGGCTCAAGTCGAGATCACCGAGCGCGAGGACGGGGTGCTTGAGCTTCGGGCGGTGCTCCCGATCCCGGCTGATCAACGCTGGTTTTGGCAGGATCGCTGGCAGCAGCGGGAGAAGGAAGTCGACGAGCACGTGGCGGCCGGGCGGGTCACCGTTCACGACGACGGCGACGCCTTGCTGGACCATCTCGATCAGCTTGACGCCCAGGCCGACGAAGCGCGGGCCAAGGCCGACCCTAAGTCGTGA